A stretch of the Ctenopharyngodon idella isolate HZGC_01 chromosome 14, HZGC01, whole genome shotgun sequence genome encodes the following:
- the etf1a gene encoding eukaryotic peptide chain release factor subunit 1-like, whose translation MADDPNAADRNVEIWKIKKLIKSLEAARGNGTSMISLIIPPKDQISRVAKMLADEFGTASNIKSRVNRLSVLGAITSVQQRLKLYNKVPHNGLVVYCGTIVTDEGKEKKVNIDFEPFKPINTSLYLCDNKFHTEALTALLSDDSKFGFIVIDGSGALFGTLQGNTRDVLHKFTVDLPKKHGRGGQSALRFARLRMEKRHNYVRKVAETSVQLFVSNDKVNVAGLVLAGSADFKTELSQSDMFDPRLQAKVLKLVDISYGGENGFNQAIELSAEVLSNVKFIQEKKLIGRYFDEISQDTGKYCFGVDDTLKALEMGAVEILIVYENLETMRYVLRMHGAEVNGLENDEKVIHLTPEQEKDKSHFVDKETGQEHELIEVMPLLEWFANSYKKFGATLEIVTDKSQEGSQFVKGFGGIGGILRYRVDFQGLDYQAEDDELFDLDDY comes from the exons taATGGGACCAGCATGATCTCGCTCATCATTCCTCCTAAAGATCAGATCTCCAGAGTGGCCAAGATGTTGGCAGATGAGTTCGGTACGGCGTCAAACATCAAGAGTCGAGTGAACCGACTGTCAGTGTTGGGAGCCATTACCTCAGTCCAGCAGAGACTCAAACTCTATAacaaag TGCCTCATAATGGTCTGGTGGTTTACTGCGGCACCATAGTGACAGACGAAGGCAAAGAGAAGAAAGTGAACATCGACTTTGAGCCATTCAAACCCATCAACACCTCCCTGTACCTCTGTGACAACAAGTTCCACACGGAG GCTCTGACGGCGTTATTGTCAGACGACAGTAAGTTTGGGTTCATAGTCATTGATGGTAGTGGGGCTCTGTTCGGGACTCTACAGGGAAACACCAGAGACGTGCTGCACAAATTTACTGTGGACCTTCCTAAAAAACACG GAAGAGGAGGTCAGTCCGCGCTGCGTTTCGCTCGGTTAAGGATGGAGAAGAGACACAATTACGTGAGGAAGGTGGCAGAGACGTCTGTGCAGCTCTTTGTGTCCAATGATAAAGTCAACGTGGCCGGACTGGTGCTGGCCGGATCCGCAGATTTTAAAACTGAGCTCAGCCAATCTGACATGTTCGACCCG AGGTTACAAGCGAAAGTGTTGAAGCTGGTCGACATCTCTTACGGAGGAGAGAACGGCTTCAATCAGGCCATTGAGCTCTCCGCTGAAGTCCTGTCCAACGTCAAATTCATACAGGAGAAAAAGCTGATAG GGCGATACTTTGACGAGATCAGTCAGGACACAGGGAAGTATTGTTTCGGCGTGGACGACACACTGAAGGCGCTGGAAATGGGAGCCGTTGAAATTCTCATTGTCTATGAAAACTTGGAGACAATGAGATACGTCCTGAGAATGCATGGCGCAGAGGTCAACGGCTTGGAGAACG ATGAGAAAGTCATTCATTTGACCCCAGAACAAGAGAAGGACAAGTCCCACTTCGTAGAcaaagag ACGGGTCAAGAACACGAGCTCATCGAGGTCATGCCGCTGCTGGAGTGGTTTGCCAATAGCTATAAGAAGTTTGGAGCGACTCTGGAGATTGTGACTGATAAAAGTCAAGAGGGGTCGCAGTTTGTCAAGGGTTTCGGAGGAATCGGAG GTATTTTGCGGTACCGAGTGGATTTCCAGGGGTTGGACTACCAGGCAGAAGATGATGAGCTTTTTGACTTGGATGATTACTAG